Proteins from a single region of Labedella gwakjiensis:
- a CDS encoding D-alanyl-D-alanine carboxypeptidase/D-alanyl-D-alanine-endopeptidase — protein sequence MTSTDRSDAFAVDRPATVAGAARHVRRAGPFASGGPVRSLVGVVLAAVLVGASVTSLGVVATTATAAPAVTATPTPTPTVDPRIVADDPVPATTPRMCSVADVAADPRLATLQAQVRSADTGEILFDRDGDTPNRTASTFKVITSAAALAVFGADHTFETRVVEGDEPGTIVLVGGGDITLTRLPTGQSSVYTDAAHLDDLAARTLMALTETGETDGTVTRIVVDASLFGTDDWRPDWNPNSPAEGYQTRVTALQVDGDRDDPTRTGSPRGTDPVGRAADAFASYFPGAVVESGTASADAEELAVVSSPTVASLVHDSLLESDNMIAEALARLVSIELGAGNTFAALQQAIPEALADYGIPTDGIVVADGSGLSTENAVPPSYLTRLFGLVEDGAGDLEAVEAGLPVAGETGTLDEDERFTGDSAAARGHVFAKTGYIRSAYTLSGIIEAADGSTLVFTIYALGTVGETLPTTTMEGIDALTTAFYRCGSSLSNG from the coding sequence GTGACCTCGACCGACCGCTCCGACGCCTTCGCGGTCGATCGGCCGGCGACGGTGGCGGGAGCTGCGCGACACGTCCGGAGGGCCGGCCCGTTCGCGTCTGGCGGTCCCGTGCGTTCCCTCGTCGGAGTCGTCCTCGCGGCCGTGCTCGTGGGAGCGTCCGTCACCTCGCTCGGTGTGGTCGCGACCACGGCGACGGCCGCCCCGGCCGTCACCGCCACCCCGACCCCCACGCCGACGGTGGACCCGCGCATCGTCGCGGACGATCCGGTGCCGGCGACGACGCCGCGGATGTGCTCGGTCGCCGACGTCGCCGCCGACCCCCGCCTCGCCACCCTGCAGGCGCAGGTGCGGAGCGCGGATACCGGCGAGATCCTCTTCGACCGGGACGGGGACACCCCGAACCGCACGGCGAGCACCTTCAAGGTCATCACGTCGGCTGCGGCGCTCGCCGTCTTCGGGGCCGACCACACCTTCGAGACCCGCGTGGTCGAAGGGGACGAGCCGGGCACGATCGTGCTCGTGGGCGGGGGAGACATCACCCTGACACGGCTCCCGACGGGGCAGTCGTCCGTCTACACGGACGCCGCGCACCTCGACGATCTGGCCGCACGCACCCTCATGGCCCTCACGGAGACCGGTGAAACGGATGGGACGGTGACGCGCATCGTGGTGGACGCGTCCCTCTTCGGCACCGACGACTGGCGCCCCGACTGGAACCCGAACTCGCCGGCGGAGGGGTACCAGACGCGCGTGACCGCGCTGCAGGTGGACGGGGACCGCGACGACCCCACACGCACGGGCTCTCCGCGCGGCACGGACCCCGTGGGGCGCGCGGCTGATGCGTTCGCGTCGTACTTCCCCGGTGCCGTGGTCGAGTCGGGAACGGCGTCCGCGGACGCGGAGGAGCTCGCCGTCGTCTCGTCGCCCACGGTGGCGTCACTCGTCCACGACAGCCTGCTCGAGAGCGACAACATGATCGCCGAGGCGCTCGCTCGGCTCGTGTCGATCGAGCTCGGCGCCGGCAACACCTTCGCAGCGCTTCAGCAGGCCATCCCCGAGGCGCTCGCCGACTACGGAATCCCGACGGACGGTATCGTCGTCGCCGACGGCTCGGGCCTCAGCACGGAGAACGCGGTGCCACCGTCGTACCTCACGCGGCTGTTCGGTCTGGTGGAGGACGGCGCGGGGGACCTCGAGGCGGTCGAGGCCGGTCTGCCCGTCGCCGGCGAGACGGGCACGCTCGACGAGGACGAGCGCTTCACGGGGGACAGCGCCGCCGCCCGCGGGCACGTTTTCGCGAAGACGGGCTACATCCGCTCCGCCTACACGCTGTCCGGCATCATCGAGGCGGCCGACGGCTCGACGCTCGTCTTCACGATCTACGCGCTCGGAACGGTGGGGGAGACGCTCCCCACGACGACGATGGAGGGGATCGACGCTCTCACCACGGCCTTCTACCGCTGCGGCTCGAGCCTCTCGAACGGCTGA
- a CDS encoding dipeptide/oligopeptide/nickel ABC transporter permease/ATP-binding protein, with protein sequence MTSISTGGAERRRDNVVIRLLRNPLGAIGLSVVLLVVLGAILAPLLAPYGATTADIANPFASPGGDHLLGTDSSGRDTWSRLLWASQLTLSSAVLCAVVAIAIGLPSGLIAGYFGGPFDGVSSWSANALMSLPAIIVLLSVRSAVGPSVWVTMIVFGVLLSPGYYRLTRTAVQSVRNELYVDAARVSGLSDARIIARHIISVVRAPIIIQTALIAGVAIAIQSGLEFLGLGNPAEPTWGAMLSEGFRNIYISPTLMLWPALAIGLTVGAFVLIGNALRDALEDLPSVRANRKATAAVAASGVTPGALADTVSVTVEPEMAPTVSVSTSADPLPGTDELPEGDHLLEVRDLEIGYPNADGGLTTVVQGVSFSIDRGEVLSIVGESGSGKSQTAFAVLGLLPSSARIVAGSIVIDDIQTIDPASQRILQKEVGPLRGRRISYIPQEPMSNLDPNYTIGHQLARPMVKLLGISRADAKRRAIDLLERVGISDPEGTFASYPNEISGGMAQRVLIAGAVSCEPDLIIADEPTTALDVTVQAEVLDLLRRMRDELGVAILLVTHNFGVVADIADRVAVMQRGRLVEEGPVREILHHPRHPYTRTLLGSMLTGREPLTPLTEETTR encoded by the coding sequence GTGACCTCGATCAGCACAGGCGGAGCCGAGCGTCGTCGCGACAATGTCGTGATCCGTCTCCTCCGCAACCCACTCGGAGCGATCGGACTCTCGGTCGTCCTCCTCGTCGTCCTCGGCGCGATCCTTGCGCCCCTCCTCGCTCCGTACGGAGCCACGACCGCGGACATCGCCAACCCGTTCGCGAGCCCCGGAGGGGACCACCTCCTCGGCACCGACAGTTCGGGACGCGACACGTGGAGCCGGCTCCTCTGGGCCTCTCAGCTGACACTGTCGTCCGCGGTCCTCTGCGCCGTGGTCGCCATCGCGATCGGACTGCCCTCCGGTCTCATCGCCGGCTACTTCGGCGGCCCGTTCGACGGCGTGTCCTCCTGGTCGGCCAACGCGCTCATGAGCCTTCCCGCCATCATCGTGCTCCTCTCGGTGCGATCCGCGGTGGGACCGAGCGTCTGGGTCACCATGATCGTCTTCGGTGTCCTGCTGAGCCCCGGCTACTACCGCCTCACGCGAACCGCCGTCCAATCGGTGCGGAACGAGCTGTACGTCGATGCCGCGCGCGTCTCGGGACTGAGCGACGCCCGCATCATCGCCCGCCACATCATCTCCGTGGTGCGCGCGCCGATCATCATCCAGACGGCCCTCATCGCCGGCGTCGCGATCGCCATCCAGTCGGGGCTCGAGTTCCTCGGCCTCGGCAACCCGGCGGAGCCGACGTGGGGCGCCATGCTGAGCGAGGGCTTCCGCAACATCTACATCTCGCCGACCCTCATGCTGTGGCCGGCGCTCGCGATCGGCCTCACCGTCGGCGCGTTCGTGCTCATCGGGAACGCCCTGCGCGACGCCCTCGAGGACCTGCCGAGCGTGCGCGCGAACCGCAAGGCGACGGCCGCCGTCGCCGCGAGCGGCGTGACGCCCGGCGCTCTCGCCGACACCGTCTCCGTGACGGTGGAGCCCGAGATGGCTCCGACGGTCTCGGTCTCGACGAGCGCCGACCCGCTCCCTGGCACGGACGAACTGCCCGAGGGCGACCACCTCCTCGAAGTGCGCGACCTCGAGATCGGCTACCCGAACGCCGATGGCGGCCTCACGACGGTCGTGCAGGGTGTCAGCTTCTCGATCGACCGCGGCGAGGTGCTCAGCATCGTCGGCGAGTCCGGATCGGGCAAGAGCCAGACGGCGTTCGCCGTGCTCGGCCTGCTGCCGAGTTCGGCCCGCATCGTCGCGGGGAGCATCGTCATCGACGACATCCAGACCATCGACCCGGCGTCGCAGCGCATCCTCCAGAAGGAGGTGGGCCCGCTGCGTGGGCGGCGGATCTCCTACATCCCGCAGGAGCCGATGTCGAACCTCGACCCGAACTACACGATCGGGCACCAGCTGGCCCGGCCGATGGTCAAGCTCCTCGGCATCAGCCGCGCCGATGCGAAACGGCGCGCGATCGATCTCCTCGAACGTGTCGGGATCTCCGACCCGGAGGGGACGTTCGCCTCGTATCCGAACGAGATCTCCGGCGGAATGGCGCAGCGCGTCCTCATCGCGGGGGCCGTGAGCTGCGAACCCGACCTCATCATCGCCGACGAGCCGACCACGGCGCTCGACGTGACGGTTCAGGCCGAGGTCCTCGATCTGCTCCGCCGCATGCGCGACGAGCTCGGAGTCGCGATCCTCCTCGTCACCCACAACTTCGGCGTCGTCGCCGACATCGCCGACCGCGTGGCCGTCATGCAGCGCGGCCGGCTCGTGGAGGAGGGACCCGTGCGCGAGATCCTGCACCACCCGCGCCACCCGTACACCCGCACCCTGCTCGGCTCGATGCTCACCGGTCGGGAACCGCTCACGCCGCTCACCGAGGAGACGACCCGATGA
- a CDS encoding aldose 1-epimerase family protein → MSTSEWYPTGIQVDLSAGRVSAVVTEVGAFLRHLAVDGVEIVESFPAEQLPKQSQGAILVPWPNRVRDGKWTLDGEQMQLDISEPKNGNASHGLLRNTAYAVERLADDRVVLRAPIHPTRGYPFSLATEVEYALTEDGLVVTHRLTNHGTAAAPVGVGAHPYLCIGDTPTAELTLTSSGSTLVVVDDRLNPTGTAPVPAEKDLRGGPRVGDLSLDDAYTDLDVVDGRVEHVLAAPDGSTVTLWADEAFAWMQAFVSTKLRPGGLALAVEPMTMPANAFNTGDGLTWLAPGDTLEVHWGIRADLSEERR, encoded by the coding sequence ATGAGTACATCGGAGTGGTATCCCACCGGAATCCAGGTCGACCTGTCCGCCGGCCGCGTCTCGGCCGTCGTCACGGAGGTGGGGGCGTTCCTCCGCCACCTCGCCGTCGACGGAGTCGAGATCGTCGAGAGCTTCCCCGCCGAGCAGCTGCCGAAGCAGTCGCAAGGCGCGATCCTCGTGCCGTGGCCGAATCGCGTGCGCGACGGGAAGTGGACGCTCGACGGCGAGCAGATGCAGCTCGATATCAGCGAGCCGAAGAACGGCAACGCGTCCCACGGGCTGCTGCGGAACACCGCGTACGCCGTGGAGCGGCTCGCCGACGACCGTGTCGTCCTTCGCGCGCCCATCCATCCGACACGCGGATACCCGTTCAGCCTCGCGACCGAGGTCGAGTACGCGCTGACGGAGGACGGTCTCGTCGTCACCCATCGCCTCACGAATCACGGCACTGCGGCTGCACCCGTCGGCGTGGGCGCCCATCCCTACCTTTGCATCGGCGACACCCCCACGGCCGAGCTCACGCTCACGAGCAGCGGATCGACCCTCGTCGTGGTCGACGACCGCCTCAACCCGACCGGGACGGCACCCGTTCCGGCGGAGAAGGACCTGCGCGGCGGTCCGCGCGTCGGCGACTTGAGTCTCGACGACGCGTACACGGACCTCGACGTGGTGGACGGTCGCGTCGAGCACGTGCTCGCCGCCCCGGACGGCTCGACCGTCACCCTCTGGGCCGACGAGGCATTCGCGTGGATGCAGGCCTTCGTCTCCACGAAGCTGCGTCCGGGCGGGCTGGCCCTCGCCGTGGAACCCATGACGATGCCGGCCAACGCCTTCAACACGGGGGACGGCCTCACGTGGCTGGCCCCCGGCGACACTCTCGAGGTGCACTGGGGCATCCGGGCCGACCTGAGCGAGGAGCGCCGATGA
- a CDS encoding Gfo/Idh/MocA family protein — protein MSEQNTDTTSPTPTGLRWGILGTGGISTNFTGDMIDGGFPVVAVGSRSTESAERFAQEHDIARAHGSYADLAADPEVDAVYIGTPHPFHAENAVQMLEAGKHVLVEKPFTINEAEARLIADTATRVGKVALEAMWTRFLPHMIRVREIVASGVLGELRSVVGEHCQDLPDDPSHRLNDLALGGGALLDLGIYPISFTWDILGAPERIMAAAVFKDTGADAQTTTLFQYASGATSSTVCASDAAGANRASIVGTEGRLDFEPTFFTPTVVRHVVPGGAVVEEIDLPVEGRGMRYQAAELERLAAAGLISGDILPLEESVAIMGTLDAIRAQTGLTYPGESAPGVPAARSSIVG, from the coding sequence ATGAGCGAGCAGAACACCGACACCACGTCCCCCACCCCCACGGGGCTCCGCTGGGGCATCCTCGGCACGGGGGGAATCAGCACGAACTTCACCGGCGACATGATCGACGGGGGTTTCCCGGTGGTCGCCGTGGGGTCGCGTTCCACGGAGTCGGCCGAGCGTTTCGCGCAGGAGCACGACATCGCTCGCGCCCACGGCAGCTACGCCGACCTCGCCGCCGACCCCGAGGTTGACGCCGTCTACATCGGGACGCCGCACCCGTTCCACGCCGAGAACGCCGTGCAGATGCTCGAGGCGGGCAAGCATGTGCTCGTCGAGAAGCCGTTCACGATCAACGAGGCCGAGGCGCGACTCATCGCCGACACGGCCACACGGGTGGGGAAGGTCGCGCTCGAGGCGATGTGGACACGCTTCCTCCCGCACATGATCCGGGTGCGCGAGATCGTCGCTTCCGGGGTCCTCGGCGAGCTGCGCTCCGTGGTGGGCGAGCACTGTCAGGACCTGCCGGACGACCCGTCGCACCGGCTCAACGACCTCGCGCTCGGCGGCGGAGCGCTCCTCGACCTGGGCATCTACCCGATCTCGTTCACGTGGGACATCCTCGGCGCCCCCGAACGGATCATGGCGGCGGCGGTCTTCAAGGACACGGGTGCGGACGCGCAGACGACGACGCTCTTCCAGTACGCGTCCGGCGCGACGTCGTCGACCGTGTGCGCGAGCGATGCGGCCGGTGCGAACCGGGCATCGATCGTGGGCACGGAGGGGCGGCTCGATTTCGAGCCCACCTTCTTCACGCCCACCGTCGTGCGTCACGTCGTCCCCGGCGGTGCCGTCGTCGAGGAGATCGACCTGCCCGTCGAGGGCCGCGGCATGCGCTACCAGGCGGCCGAGCTCGAACGCCTGGCTGCCGCCGGTCTGATCTCCGGCGACATCCTCCCGCTCGAAGAGTCCGTCGCGATCATGGGCACGCTCGACGCCATCCGCGCTCAGACGGGGCTGACCTACCCGGGCGAGAGCGCCCCTGGCGTGCCTGCGGCCCGCTCGAGCATCGTCGGCTGA
- a CDS encoding isochorismatase family protein produces the protein MTRALLIVDVQNDFTEGGALGVDGGAAVAENVTAFVRRTSGAYGVVFASRDWHDGDTSNGGHFADGAPDFVDTWPRHCVAGTPGADYHPALDASLVDVHVRKGQGVPAYSLFEGTTDDGRTASAALAAHGVTEVDVVGIATDHCVRATALDAIEHGLHVRILTDLVAGVAPDPSAAALAEVAHHGGELVSSTVVEAPSEG, from the coding sequence GTGACGCGCGCACTTCTCATCGTCGACGTACAGAACGACTTCACCGAGGGCGGCGCCCTCGGCGTCGACGGCGGAGCGGCCGTCGCCGAGAACGTCACGGCCTTCGTGCGCCGCACGTCGGGCGCCTACGGTGTGGTGTTCGCCTCGCGGGACTGGCACGACGGCGACACCTCCAACGGCGGCCACTTCGCGGACGGCGCTCCCGATTTCGTGGACACCTGGCCACGGCATTGCGTGGCGGGAACACCGGGAGCCGACTACCACCCGGCACTCGACGCGTCCCTGGTCGACGTGCACGTGCGGAAGGGCCAGGGCGTGCCGGCGTACTCGCTCTTCGAGGGCACGACGGACGACGGCCGGACCGCGTCGGCGGCCCTCGCAGCGCACGGCGTCACCGAGGTCGACGTCGTCGGCATCGCCACCGATCACTGCGTGCGGGCGACGGCCCTCGACGCGATCGAGCACGGGCTGCACGTGCGGATCCTCACCGACCTCGTCGCCGGGGTCGCTCCGGATCCGAGCGCTGCGGCGCTCGCCGAGGTCGCGCACCACGGCGGGGAACTCGTGTCGAGCACGGTCGTCGAGGCTCCCTCGGAGGGCTGA
- a CDS encoding LacI family DNA-binding transcriptional regulator → MTERTRRSTAPTIYDIAEKAGVAASTVSRALNKPGRINSETERRIRAAADELGYRLNPMARSLQSGLTGNFALVMSDMTNPVYFDLVRGAERVTAEAGCTLLFADSQENVDVELDAAQRLLRVADGLMLVGSRLSDEQIVALAELKPVVTVNRLVADLPAATAEVEVGVHEAVRHLAELGHRDIAYLTGPSASWMNGRRHEVLVADALSRGMTVRAIESDSPTIDGGRAAVPRVAASGVTAVVAFNDLLAFGLLQGARDAGIDVPGTLSVIGFDDIFGADLLTPPLTTVRSHMRSLGEAAVVALQRAIAGEPGADSDRPATKLIVRGSTGPATD, encoded by the coding sequence ATGACCGAACGTACGCGCCGATCGACCGCGCCGACGATCTACGACATCGCCGAGAAGGCCGGCGTCGCCGCCTCGACGGTCTCCCGCGCGCTCAACAAGCCCGGCCGGATCAATTCGGAGACCGAGCGCCGCATCCGCGCGGCGGCCGATGAGCTCGGCTACCGCCTCAATCCGATGGCCCGCTCCCTGCAGTCGGGTCTCACGGGGAACTTCGCCCTCGTGATGTCCGACATGACGAACCCGGTGTACTTCGACCTCGTACGCGGTGCCGAACGGGTCACAGCCGAGGCCGGCTGCACGCTCCTCTTCGCCGACTCCCAGGAGAACGTGGACGTCGAGCTCGACGCAGCCCAGCGCCTCCTCCGCGTGGCCGACGGCCTCATGCTCGTGGGCTCGCGTCTCAGCGACGAACAGATCGTCGCGCTCGCCGAGCTCAAGCCCGTCGTCACCGTCAACCGACTCGTCGCCGATCTTCCGGCGGCCACCGCCGAGGTGGAGGTGGGCGTGCACGAGGCCGTCCGCCATCTCGCCGAGCTGGGGCATCGGGACATCGCCTACCTCACCGGCCCCTCGGCATCCTGGATGAACGGGCGCCGCCACGAGGTGCTCGTGGCGGACGCCCTCTCCCGAGGAATGACCGTGCGCGCGATCGAGTCGGACAGCCCCACGATCGACGGCGGCCGGGCCGCCGTCCCGCGCGTGGCGGCGAGCGGTGTGACGGCGGTCGTGGCGTTCAACGACCTCCTCGCCTTCGGTCTGCTGCAGGGCGCCAGGGATGCCGGCATCGACGTACCCGGCACGCTCAGCGTGATCGGCTTCGACGACATCTTCGGCGCGGACCTCCTGACGCCGCCCCTCACGACCGTGCGCAGCCACATGCGGAGCCTGGGTGAGGCCGCGGTCGTCGCCCTCCAGCGCGCGATCGCGGGCGAACCGGGGGCAGACTCCGACCGGCCGGCCACGAAGCTCATCGTGCGGGGGTCGACCGGACCCGCGACGGACTGA
- a CDS encoding ABC transporter permease, with the protein MITYTLKRIASGLVLLVAICAAAYALLFVNGSSIARNIVGDQATEAQVAAKEVELGLDQPLPVRFLDWVASALSGDLGRSWFGTITVSDSLTTRLPVTLALIGVAMLFVTIFATTIGTLAAVKRGWIDRAVQVGAVIGDAIPGFVLAVVLATVFAVQLGWFPAVSSIGPGSGIDAWIASLTLPVIAIVLNYVTASAQQIRSAVIQQRDRDFVRTLRSRGLGEGEILLKHVLRAAAPAGLTVLSLQFVGLLGGAVILERIFALPGIGQLAVTSTVSGDIPIVMGVVLYTVVIVVIVNLAVDLINGWLNPKVRVS; encoded by the coding sequence GTGATCACCTACACCCTCAAGCGCATCGCGTCGGGACTCGTCCTGCTCGTCGCCATCTGCGCCGCCGCCTACGCGCTGCTCTTCGTCAACGGGTCGAGCATCGCCCGCAACATCGTCGGCGATCAGGCCACCGAAGCCCAGGTCGCGGCGAAAGAAGTCGAGCTCGGCCTCGATCAGCCCCTCCCCGTCCGGTTCCTCGACTGGGTGGCGAGCGCCCTCTCCGGAGACCTGGGTCGGAGCTGGTTCGGGACGATCACCGTGTCCGACAGCCTCACGACGAGGCTCCCCGTCACGCTCGCCCTGATCGGCGTCGCGATGCTCTTCGTCACGATATTCGCGACCACCATCGGGACGCTCGCGGCCGTCAAACGCGGCTGGATCGATCGGGCGGTCCAGGTCGGTGCCGTCATCGGCGACGCGATCCCCGGTTTCGTCCTCGCCGTTGTGCTCGCAACGGTGTTCGCGGTCCAGCTCGGGTGGTTCCCCGCGGTCTCGAGTATCGGACCAGGCTCCGGAATCGACGCGTGGATCGCTTCGCTCACGCTTCCGGTCATCGCCATCGTGCTGAACTACGTCACAGCGAGCGCACAGCAGATCCGATCGGCCGTGATCCAGCAGCGCGACCGCGACTTCGTGCGGACTCTCCGCAGCCGCGGACTCGGCGAGGGGGAGATCCTCCTGAAGCACGTGCTGCGCGCGGCGGCGCCCGCCGGCCTCACCGTCCTGAGTCTGCAGTTCGTCGGCCTGCTCGGCGGAGCCGTGATTCTCGAGCGCATCTTCGCGCTCCCCGGGATCGGACAGCTCGCCGTGACGTCCACCGTGAGCGGAGACATCCCCATCGTGATGGGCGTCGTCCTCTACACGGTCGTGATCGTCGTCATCGTCAATCTCGCCGTCGACCTCATCAACGGCTGGCTCAACCCGAAGGTGCGTGTCTCGTGA
- a CDS encoding ABC transporter substrate-binding protein gives MKLVSKRAAAVTASIAAAALLAGCSGGNADNGGGTAGGGTLTLGTIGEPTSWDPAQAHVGHTLQPYQVAYDTLILRTADGDLEPMLATEWSYNDDRTQLTLELRDDVTFSDGAAFNAEAVKANIENLQNNNGRQAAQVAAVESVDPVDDDTVVLNLSAPDPSLEYNLSQAGGLMGSPESLGTEEMISTPVGSGPYVMDTEQSVSGSQFVFTAREDYWNPDLQKFDTVVLKPYEELTARVNALLSKQVDATILDASTAEQADGAGFATLEDYRVDWQGLLLLDREGTQVPALGDVRVRQAINYAIDRDTMLESILRGYGEPTQQVFGPDSGASVDELDSRYDYDPEKAKELLAEAGYADGFDLPISAGPGFETALAALTQQFADVGIRVQVTTLNVQTFLDDLSSGKVPVLYQNLFQGEPWVAINQIISTDAIYNPFDSATPELDELIAAVQTGGDESAENAKAVNEYISENAWFAPVYRIDQVYSYDSEKISVEKQIQQAVPSIYNFAPAS, from the coding sequence ATGAAGTTGGTTTCGAAGAGAGCCGCGGCCGTGACCGCGTCGATCGCCGCGGCGGCGCTGCTCGCCGGATGCTCAGGCGGAAACGCCGACAACGGGGGAGGAACCGCCGGAGGCGGGACGCTCACCCTCGGGACGATCGGCGAGCCGACGTCGTGGGACCCCGCGCAGGCCCACGTCGGGCACACGCTTCAGCCGTACCAGGTGGCGTACGACACGCTCATCCTCCGCACGGCCGACGGCGACCTCGAGCCGATGCTCGCCACCGAATGGTCGTACAACGACGACCGCACTCAGCTCACGCTCGAGCTGCGCGACGACGTCACCTTCAGCGACGGCGCGGCGTTCAACGCCGAGGCCGTGAAGGCCAACATCGAGAACCTCCAGAACAACAACGGGCGGCAGGCCGCGCAGGTGGCCGCCGTCGAGTCGGTCGACCCCGTGGACGACGACACCGTCGTGCTCAACCTCTCGGCTCCGGACCCTTCCCTCGAGTACAACCTGTCGCAAGCAGGCGGCCTCATGGGAAGCCCCGAGTCTCTGGGGACCGAGGAGATGATCTCCACACCGGTCGGATCGGGACCGTACGTGATGGACACGGAGCAATCGGTCTCGGGATCGCAGTTCGTGTTCACGGCGCGGGAGGACTACTGGAACCCCGACCTGCAGAAGTTCGACACCGTCGTCCTCAAGCCGTACGAGGAGCTCACCGCGCGTGTGAACGCGCTCCTGTCCAAGCAGGTCGACGCGACGATCCTCGACGCGTCTACTGCGGAACAGGCCGACGGCGCCGGTTTCGCCACACTCGAGGACTATCGGGTGGACTGGCAGGGACTCCTTCTCCTCGACCGCGAGGGTACGCAGGTTCCGGCGCTCGGGGATGTGCGTGTGCGCCAGGCGATCAACTACGCGATCGACCGCGACACGATGCTCGAGTCGATCCTGCGCGGATACGGTGAGCCGACCCAGCAGGTGTTCGGTCCCGACAGCGGGGCATCCGTCGATGAGCTCGACAGTCGGTATGACTACGACCCCGAGAAGGCGAAGGAACTCCTCGCCGAGGCCGGATACGCCGACGGCTTCGACCTCCCCATCTCCGCCGGTCCCGGCTTCGAGACGGCCCTGGCCGCGCTGACGCAGCAGTTCGCCGATGTCGGCATCCGGGTCCAGGTGACGACCCTGAACGTCCAGACGTTCCTCGACGATCTGTCGTCCGGCAAGGTCCCGGTGCTCTACCAGAACCTCTTCCAGGGTGAGCCGTGGGTGGCGATCAATCAGATCATCTCCACCGATGCCATCTACAACCCCTTCGACTCGGCCACGCCCGAACTCGACGAACTCATCGCCGCCGTCCAGACGGGCGGAGACGAGTCGGCAGAGAACGCCAAGGCCGTGAACGAGTACATCTCGGAGAACGCCTGGTTCGCCCCCGTGTACCGGATCGACCAGGTCTACTCCTACGATTCCGAGAAGATCTCGGTGGAGAAGCAGATCCAGCAGGCCGTGCCGTCCATCTACAACTTCGCGCCCGCCTCGTAA
- a CDS encoding NUDIX hydrolase, with protein sequence MATPDFIIALREKIGTDPLWLSGVTAVVLDGANVLLVKRADSGAWTPVTGIIDPGEEPAFAAVREVEEEAGVSSVVERLAWVRVTEPVIYPNGDESQYLDLVFRLAWTGGEPTPADGENTEARWFPLDDLPPISDDMRARIAAAVEDRQDTRFQAPGR encoded by the coding sequence GTGGCCACTCCTGATTTCATCATCGCCCTCCGCGAGAAGATCGGCACCGACCCGCTGTGGTTGTCCGGCGTCACCGCCGTCGTCCTCGACGGCGCGAACGTCCTCCTCGTGAAGCGCGCGGACAGCGGCGCATGGACCCCGGTCACCGGCATCATCGATCCCGGCGAGGAACCGGCGTTCGCGGCCGTGCGCGAGGTCGAGGAGGAGGCCGGCGTCTCGTCGGTCGTCGAACGCCTCGCCTGGGTGCGAGTCACCGAGCCCGTGATATACCCGAACGGCGACGAGTCGCAGTACCTCGACCTCGTCTTCCGGCTCGCCTGGACGGGCGGGGAGCCGACGCCCGCCGACGGCGAGAACACCGAGGCCCGCTGGTTCCCGCTCGACGACCTCCCGCCGATCTCGGATGACATGCGCGCTCGCATCGCCGCCGCCGTGGAGGACCGTCAGGACACGCGCTTCCAGGCGCCCGGCCGCTGA